Proteins encoded by one window of Vibrio rumoiensis:
- the deoD gene encoding purine-nucleoside phosphorylase — translation MATPHINAEMGDFADVVLMPGDPLRAQYIAENFLDDAVQVCNVRNMFGYTGTYQGRKVSVMGHGMGIASCSIYVTELIKDFGVKTIIRVGSCGAVSDDIKLRDVVIGMGACTDSKVNRLRFKDHDFAAIADYHLVKNAEEAAKARGIDVKVGNLFSADLFYTPDPDMFKVMDKYGILGVEMEAAGIYGVAAEYGAKSLAICTVSDHIKSGEQTTSDERATTFNDMIHIALDSVLLGDK, via the coding sequence ATGGCAACTCCACATATTAATGCTGAAATGGGTGATTTTGCAGACGTTGTACTCATGCCGGGTGATCCACTTCGCGCGCAGTACATTGCAGAAAATTTTTTAGATGATGCGGTTCAAGTATGTAATGTACGTAATATGTTTGGTTATACAGGGACTTACCAAGGTCGTAAAGTGTCGGTAATGGGCCACGGTATGGGCATTGCGTCTTGTTCTATCTATGTGACAGAGCTGATTAAAGATTTCGGTGTTAAAACTATTATCCGTGTTGGTAGCTGTGGCGCGGTGAGCGATGACATTAAATTGCGTGATGTTGTGATTGGCATGGGCGCATGTACGGATTCGAAAGTAAACCGTTTACGTTTTAAAGATCATGACTTTGCCGCGATTGCCGATTACCACTTAGTTAAAAATGCGGAAGAAGCAGCAAAAGCACGTGGTATTGATGTGAAAGTTGGCAACTTATTCTCTGCAGATTTATTCTACACACCGGATCCTGATATGTTCAAAGTAATGGACAAATACGGCATTCTAGGCGTAGAAATGGAAGCGGCAGGTATCTACGGTGTTGCCGCTGAGTACGGCGCTAAATCACTGGCGATTTGTACGGTGTCGGATCACATTAAATCTGGTGAACAAACTACATCAGATGAACGTGCAACAACGTTCAACGACATGATTCACATCGCACTTGATTCGGTTTTACTCGGTGATAAATAA
- a CDS encoding YtjB family periplasmic protein, protein MQTSLFSWRVFLRFVAIILLGGMFAYTIINSFVISRDNEHIQNQQLDILTNLLISQSSLSATDLIVNDDQDGLLKLANQIASDDLVFDATIYNAEGIKLVASDDAKDVREILGLDTPLKTASIGREQLVKPILHEDNTVGFIRITFEKGKVTAISDHRYRNSDHLMYLMLILSFISGMLLCLLLLYKPQDQVENILLKDI, encoded by the coding sequence ATGCAAACTTCGCTGTTTTCTTGGCGTGTATTTTTGCGCTTTGTCGCGATCATCCTGTTAGGCGGAATGTTTGCCTATACCATCATCAATAGCTTTGTGATCAGCCGTGATAATGAACACATACAAAACCAGCAACTTGACATCCTAACCAACCTTTTGATCTCCCAATCCTCACTGAGCGCTACGGATTTAATTGTAAATGATGATCAAGATGGCTTATTGAAGCTTGCCAACCAAATTGCATCTGATGACTTAGTATTCGACGCGACCATTTATAATGCGGAAGGTATAAAGCTGGTTGCCAGCGATGATGCAAAAGATGTAAGAGAAATATTAGGCTTGGATACACCATTGAAAACGGCATCGATTGGCCGAGAACAATTAGTGAAGCCCATACTTCATGAAGATAATACGGTTGGCTTTATTCGCATCACTTTTGAAAAAGGTAAAGTAACCGCAATCTCAGATCATCGCTACCGTAACAGCGATCATTTAATGTACTTGATGCTAATACTCAGTTTTATTAGTGGTATGTTGCTGTGCTTGCTCTTGTTGTATAAACCTCAAGATCAAGTTGAAAATATTCTACTCAAAGATATCTAG